A genomic segment from Nicotiana sylvestris chromosome 1, ASM39365v2, whole genome shotgun sequence encodes:
- the LOC138876890 gene encoding uncharacterized protein produces MPNVDALTRDDDEIRSTMWDESRSAVLTKCMYFPDKARLIRAVKIYSIRECREMIVSESTMEVYKVVCHRDFMGCHWMLRASKKKSGLWKVGKFISTHRCEMDTFNENNFNLDVDLISLVLIPYLEVSIRFKIKECITAVHQEYMAALQHFNPDTVVEWRRERSPDRPKYIFNYVFWSFKAAIDGFVHCRPIISIDSTHVYGKYDIKLLIAVAIDANRQIFPLAFAICVNKSEETWTLFLNHLKQHVVKQRSVVQIHQAHGSDSPIDPRAYTWLMGHELHMWTLHADGGRRWGALTTNVSESFNGLLKFARGLPVTAMIRMTFK; encoded by the exons atgccgaatgtggatgccctcacaagggatgatgacgAAATTCGGTCAacgatgtgggatgagtctagatcAGCTGTTCTGACAAAGTGCATGTATTTCCCCGACAAAGCTCGCctaattagggctgtaaaaatctacagtataagagagtgccgtgagatgaTAGTAAGTGAGTCAACTATGGAGGTATACAAGGTTGTATGCcatagagactttatgggttgtcactggatgttgcgtgccagcaagaagaaatcaggtttgtggaaagtgggtaaatttattagcacccatagatgtgaaatggacacattcaatgagaataACTTCAACCtggatgtggacttgatttctcttgtcttgattccatatttggaagtgtccattaggttcaagattaaagagtgtattacagccgtccaccaAGA gtacatggccgcactgcaacactttaaccccgacactgttgttgaatggaggcgtgagcgtAGTCCGGACAGACccaaatatattttcaactatgtgttctggtcatttaaagcagcaattgatggttttgtgcattgtcgtcctatAATTTCCATAGAcagtactcatgtctatggaaagtatgatattaagcttttgattgcagttgcaaTAGATGCCAAcagacaaatatttccactagcttttgccatttgtgtCAACAAAAgcgaagagacgtggacgcttTTCTTGAACCatttgaagcagcacgttgtcaaacagcgttcag TAGTGCAAATTCACCAGGCGCATGGAAGCGATTCACCTATagatccacgagcctatacttggttgatgggacatgagcttcacatgtggacattgcatgctgatggcggcagacgatggggagccctcactacaaacgtgtcagagtcattcaacggcttgttgaagtTTGCCCGTGGactgcctgtcactgccatgatCCGCATGACATTCAAATAG